The following DNA comes from Macrobrachium rosenbergii isolate ZJJX-2024 chromosome 5, ASM4041242v1, whole genome shotgun sequence.
TCAGCCAAAAGGGAAACAGCTTGAGTGTAATCTCAGAAATTTTAAGTCAGAATTTTATTGAGtacttcaaaaatttgtaaatcaAAGGATTTTGGCTTTGGTATCCTTAACTGGTTTAATGCTCACATTTTTTACCTGAACTAATGTAGAATagcctaaaatatattttttcaacagttaatcgcgcgtgtgtgtgtgtttttagttttctgaaaagaaaactattatgacgGCTTTGTCCGTCACTTttcatgtccgccctcagatcttaaaaactacagaggctagagggctgcaacttggtatgttgatcatccaccctccagtcatcaaacataccaaattgccgccctctagcctcagtaatttttattttatttaaagttgattAGCCATGTTTCGTGCGTTTGGCAGCAgtttccggaggcgtgcgacgcaGTCTTACTCCACCGCATCTGGCGAGTAACTGAGCGTTGCGTTGCGAGGTCGTAGGCTCGTAGCAGCGTTGCCGCCTTGCCCAAACTTAGTGTGGGGAAACTAATAACGTCAGCGTTGCCGTTGCAATTGCATCCGCATAATTTGCCTCTGTAATTGTCAAAGTTGATTATCAGTAGGAGATGATATTCGATTCGtctttacaaattttatatacctttaaacttttaattatttaagagttaaataaaaaatattttgtatatattttatttatggtagtttttttttcattatcagagcttaattacaaaaatttaaagcaatgttataaagtgtctttttttatgtaaagaaagatGTAGTCGTAGTCAGTGTTGCCACAGAAGGATGCCAGATATCGTTATTTGAACACGTTATCAGACGAAAAGCCACAAAACGGCAGGATTTGTTTCGTAGCTGAAAGGTTAATACAGCACTATAGgctatacgctctacagaaaactcgattgcgccgaagagacttcggcgcattttttacttgttttttatcgtGACCCATATTGCTGGAGCCAAATTGAGCAACTCTTCGGAAGCTGATTCAACATTCCTTTGTTTAAGCAAGAACTGAAAGCTTAACAATCCATCAGTAAATTAGTGGGAAGAACTGATAAAATGTATGGCCGTTTACTAGGCTAGCTCCAGAAATAAATCCTCATAGTTTCAAACCCAGGAaaaatctatgtaaaaaaaacttaaggGAAAACTGTTCTTCAGCAAATGAAGGTACGGTAACGTTTTAGGCCATTGCCCACATTCGTGCACTTATCCTTCAGAATTTAATTATTGTGCCCTTAATTGTTTTTTAACACTTCGTTCGAACAATGATAGTATGCTTTATTTTCTTGCGTCTTCTTGCAAATTCTGACTACTCTAGTTTTGTTCATTTgtgttgtaatgaaaattttttgaaatgtaaCTTTCGAGGAGTAAactttattgaactttctatttttttaggtGTACTATGTGatggatattatttttattttactaccgAAAGAGGTGGCTACAGACTGCATGTTAGAATCGAAATCAACgcccattcccgcttcctttaatgtggctgtccaacttctgtaATCAAACAATTACAAAAGAATCCTGTCTCCAAGACGCGATTCCATTTTTACCTTTGCACAGTGTACAGTTGAATGTCGTCTGGTACAGGTTATGGTGGATCTAATGACTTCATCACTATGtgttaattaacatttaattAGCTTGATGAGTTACAcatttatttgatttccttttttttttacaagttgtGACCAACATGCAGTgataagtttatttttacttccatATACACTGCCGAGGGACAGGATTTTATACTGATTCCTTGAAGATTTATTAACATAAACATAAGTAGGGTATAGTCTGTCCTCCAAAGTACCACAGAAAACGTGGTATATGCAGTTTCTAGTTTCTATTTTAtgactcattttcttttatcttggtGATCAGCCATGCTCCAATTCATTCCTTGGTGtcttttgaaggaaattttaacCGTTGGCTATCCTTGGTAGGAAATTTGTCTTTCGCCTTGTTTTCTCTGGCGACAAACCATATGGTTTAATTTTATTGGAAATGATGGATGAAAAGAATTTGCCAGCAATATAGGTAGGCTCTTATTGTTGACAGTGCATTGTAAATCAATATGTAATGGGTGGGTTGCAAATGTTGCTATGGTCTACAGTTAACAGCTAGGTAAGTATTTTCTCTTCAGGGATGGGCCCTTTCCCCGTCAAGGGAGGTTCAAGGGGTTTCTGTGCTGAAGACAACTGCCAATTTTTGGTGGTCATTGAGCCAAGCACAGAACTACAACTAATAGAACGACGAACACTAGCAAAATTGTTACCGCTGTTGATATTATACATACTGCTTCGGTGTGTCTGAAATATGAGAGTTTTAGGAGTGGTAATTAGGTTAGCGtatgtgaaaggatggatcaatgTGTTTTGAAATAATTGGACATATGGAAAGATAGGAGGACGATAGGTTGAGGAAAAAGACTGTCAAaatcggaagtgttaggaggtgAGAGGGGAGGAGACTGACAGTTCTAAATAGATGTGCATTGGGCAGGAAGGTCCTTCACATCCCGGGAGCCCGAGTGCTTGCAAGATGTAATAGGTCAAATAGGCTAATGGTGATGCGCTTTTAGGGTTTTGATGCACTTCCGACGTACcttgtgtgtagatatataaggCTGcttatgttgtggaagttttctgcaaaagggcTCTTTCACAGTTCAGTTGTTCAGGTATAATTGGGACTGAGACCATGATGCcgagattgttatttttttcaagtctAGATATTATGTTCAAGTTCATTCCAGAAGAATCTTGGttaattttggaataataatgattaaagatTGCTGTTTGTTGTCATCTTAGCCCACATTGGTATATCAGTGGTCAAATTACAAAAGCTGTCGTCTGGGCTTGCgggttaataaaaagaaaaaaaatattagaaatttggAGTCCTTAGAAAATGGAGATAGTATTTGTATAAGGATGGAGTGAGGAGGATAGTATAAAAAATATCACTGATTAATAAAAATTTGGGGTTcatgactgaaataaaattatacagaatGATGTAACTTTTCAGTTCATATTTTAGAACTCGTTAATGGGTATCTGTCATCCACCTCTTagagtatttatatatctagTAATGGTTTATAACCAAATTTCTCATTATAGGTAAATTGAAGTCTTATGATTTTTTCGTACTAATTCACAACGGCTTGCTTTTAGCTAAAGACGTACCGTACTTGCAGCCGTAAGATAATCATGAGAAAGTATAGGCTAAGTACCAAGTGTGGTTTCAAGTACGACAGAAGAACATGTGTTTCATGGCCTTGCAAAGATAGTTTTTGATTGTTCTTTTTATCTATATGTAATTTAGTATAGTAATAATTGCTAAAGGAAATATTGCATAATGTCCCTTTCATGTATGAAGTTCGTTATATTAGTTTCCCGCATAACAACCTTAAATGTCTGGGATAGTTAACAACTTTGCGTTACGGTTTCTTCAGAGCTCACTTGAGTAAAATGATCAAGAAAGCTCTTCTGATCTAAGCTTGTACGGCATCTGTAGGTGTGTTTGGCACGAGCTTTTcagattttccatttcttcaacgtggctggatttttttttttatctatttgcctttttttttttttaccgaactTGCTGCCTAGCATCTATAGGAAATGAGTATTCAGATTGTTCAACTGGGACTTTCTCCATAGAGGTACTAGGTCAAAATTGACAAAGCTTGCATGAAGGCTTCCATAGCCTTATGTGATACAGATTCTAGTGTGTTCAAACCAAGGTTCAGACTGTGGCCCCCCAGAGACATTATATGGATCCAAAGTTTACATAGGTTTAAAAATCTTATCAAGTGCAATAGGGCTACAGTTTGTCAAATTAATACGCAGTCATCTTAATACAGGCCAGTAAATGTTCATATTATTCAAGCCATGGTCTCAGGGACCTAGGTGGGGCTGAAGCAGCTTCAGTGTGTGATGTGCACAATATATAGAGAATAAGTCATGATCATATACTTTGCAAGTAGAGCAGTGAATCAAAATGTGCAGTGTGGCccaatgtttattcatttatttacttttgtaataaACCGTAAATTTGCTTAAACTCTGTTGTCTTACGAGAATTTGtacttcaataaagaaaataagtttactataattcttgttgttgttgttgttgttgttgatgttagtAAGTAGATTaatgggacctattaggtcatgtTATTGTACTTCGGTTCCCGCCGGAagaatttattcttaaatgaGAATGAAAGTGAACAAGGCAAAATTAAGAGACAGCTGAGCGAGAAGCGACGTAGGgagttaataaaaattaaaggcaAAAAGCCCTGAGCTTGGCCAGAGGAAGGCTGAAATGGAagaataggaaggtaattgatgACGATAATACTAGGAATAAGAGCTAAGTAATAAGATGTTGCTTAAATAGTTTATGAACGTTCATTGGAATTTGTGTGAATGGAAAACTTTGTTCCCTTTGATCTACATGTTTTCACAATTTGAcaaattacagtctctctctctctctctctctcgaccaaatTTTATCGGAATATACCGAGTCATATTTGCCCTAGAGTTGAAATAACACCGTCAAAGTAGGAAACCGCAGTCGCCACACGACTTTTGTCAGCAGGCTTGCCGGACACACACTGGTTCCTGAAGACTGGGTTAGCCTTCCTCGTGATGTCTGCTAAGTCTGCAAGCATATTAGGCATTTGGTTGCAGATTTCCTTTCTCCTCTTTGTTTTAAGGATTCGTGCATCGCACGTGTTAAGCCAGTTCTAAAGCAGACCCTACAATATCagtattggagaaacaaatccacagtatacgtacatatatttaaagataaatctgtacagagagcttttgggaatctgtacagatttctctgaataaatgtacgtatacataactgtggatttgtttcttcatttcaagacgcATACtagtatgagtattttttaatatcagtattattaatGTCAAGTATCCGGATCGGCAATCATTTACCGTAAAATAGGAAACTAGAGTATCAGTAAGAACATTTCCGGAATCCTCTTAAGGCTgatgagaatgtttttttttttttttgtgtgtgtgtgggatgtgCACTTTTGTTCTTGACTGTCATTATACCTTCATAGAAGACGTGGCCTAATTAGACAACTGTTATGCATTGAACTTGACAGCATTGTCAGTTTTGTTCAATTTTTAGTGTTGACTTTGACTCGGGAAACATCGGTGTTGTATGTATAAACTTCTTAATGTGGTTTTTAGAGGTTATTCGTCCGGAatactttgttgttgtttttttccagCAAAGCAAAAACTATTGATTAACCAATCCCAAATTAATCTTCCACATTGCCAATCCTTGTGGGCTGGTGAAACTAAACTTGAGAATCTCGAGTTGCTGAAATTATTTTGCGTCAACCTCGGGCATTGGTTTTTAGAAACTTAAAATCACATCATTTAAAACTAGCAGAAAGCTAGATGTTGCTCATGAGGTAtcttatatttacagaaatgataatattaaaggCATTGCTTTAGATTTATCGTTTTACCTTGGCTGAAATATTGTTTATTGTCAATGTCAGGAATGGCCGGTATTTATCTACTAACCAGAAATGCgcgtaaggttttttttttctgtatcaaaTAATGATTCAAAGCCTCATAGGAACGGTTCTTTCCCCTGGTCtttattactcaaggttctttgcagcgtcccttcatcccctagctgcaacccctttcattcctttgactgtacttccgagcctcctttcatattccctttcttttgtGTTATGTTCCACCGTCTCCTGATGATTGATTCATACTGCAattaactgcgaggttttcctcctgttacacctttcaaacctttttaccgtcaatttccgtttcagcgctgaatgacctcataggtcccagcgcttggcctttggcctaaattcaaaatttagttCAACCTggtcttttttctgttttaaagatgAGGGAAAACATCCAAAACCGATGTCGTTGAAGTTTCTGTTTTGCTTCAGATTGGctgatatatttgaattttaaccTCAGGTGGTGGTGGTGAGCGGCATAAGCTTCCTCCTGCCAGTCGCGAATAGCTTCATTGATATCAGCTCcgaatatttactctcttcttgGAAAGAAAGTGAAACGACCGTTTCATATAGTTTCTTTTAAATGTACAGTTGTTATTCCGGCCGGCATAACAATTGTATTAATTTTGAGTTTCCACACTTGACTTAGGTGCAGGGATATTTTAAATGCCGCTCTGTGGTACCTCAGAACTTTGTTAGTTAATTGTATTTGCTCATGattataaattttccattttatatctcTTACACCCATTCTTGGCAGTTATTTTCTTTCACATTGGCTTTCTCTTCCGTGAATGCCTTTTAGACGGCCTTTTGGCTTGGGGCTCTGATCACTAATTCTCTTTGGTGGCGATGGCTTACAAGGCTGCATATGATTTCAGCTCCATGCGATAGCTTCGCCATTTCAGTAGTCTTTCTAAAGTCAGTTATTGCTATATGTATTCGTAACCAGCCAAGTTAGTTTTTCTGTCGATATCATATGTTAAATACTCCACGACACTGGTATTTTGTTATGGATAAACAGTGTcgatagttaaataaataatttgccaGATAGCCAAGGTAGCTTGCCTTCGAATTCTATATGGCTTCGTTTTCTTCAGATGCAAAATTTCACGATGACCTTGAACATTTCACTTTGACAAAATTTTGTCCGAAGTGTCATTCAAAGTGAAGGGTTTATAGGAATACATTTTTATGCTTTGCAGAGATTCAAGACTCACAATTTAAGTACTCATAATTATGGTAATGATTATTAGTTTATTGGTATAGAGAGCTTTAGAATAACATCGAGCCCTTGAAAATTATTAGGAGTTCATAAGGTCATTTGCACCAgttgttttctttgcattttgtttcATTGCATGTATATTCGGGGAATTATCTCTGGAAACATTTCCAGCCAAACGGCAATATTATCTTTGTCGATTTGGCTAGCAACATTTTGATACTTTTGGGCAGTAAATGAAACCCGTATTGAacagtgatatttttatttgatatggaCATTGTACCTGAACACAAGGCAAACTCCCTACAGGACcacagacaaaacacacacagccACAGCCTCTTCAATGACAGTACTAAAAGGAGTTGCATCATCTCCTGGTTCGTCTGATGTGTAGGAACATGGCAAGATACCCTATTTGACAAAGCTATTCTACAACATTTAGGATTCTAAACTGTATGATATGAGGCTGTGATGTCTAACGTTGCAGCAGCAGGATTCCCACATAAAAtgaactttacatatataatactaaCATACATCATCTACTAGTACCAAAGGGGAAAAAAGTAGTACTGACGTGCTACAGGGCACCGAAAAGTATAGGGACTCCTGTCTGGAGacagttgttttgttttacacacatatatatataatggctgctgaggaaaataaaataaactgctaaCATTCGTATTGTGCAGTGTTAAAGACATATATTCTTGTTAAAATTTTCCGGTAATCTGTCGGTGgaacagaaaatcataaaaatttcattcatttcgtCAGATATTCGTACACTGAGCCATCATATGTATCAAATACAATGAGCTCTTCATCTCACTCACCTTATCCCTGAGTACAGAGTTACAATGAAGGAACGTCTCTGCATTTGTtcgttattgttattcttatgatGACATTACCATCTTAAACTGGTATGTTGGCACATTTGTCAATGTAAATATGCCACAAAATTTTTCGAAGTCTGAAGATTGCAGTAATTGTATGTActaaacatttttacaatatgACTATCTGTAAGTAGATAGTCCTTTGTAGCTGACCTTTGTCTCAAATGAGTCTAGaaccattttagttttccttcTCAACAGAGCAGAAGGTAACTAAATGGCAACATAACTAAAAGTTGTCGAGTATTGTAACTTAGGTCACTACAAACTAATACCCGCATATATCCAAACTAATACTGAgattttttaaagtaactaagtttaaataaatataaagtttgtAAGGTAAAGTTTATCGGTGGCttgataataaaatcaataatttatgttaaaaaactaaaataccatGAAAACTTGTCATTATTAATAGttaatatcaagaaaatttaattcaatGTGAATATACTCTTTCTATGTACAAAGTTAAGAAGCTGACTAGAGCTTATGGTTAATGCCATTTCTGTGGCCATGACCATTTTTGTAAGCACCCAAAACAGAGCTGTAAATATGGAGAGGGACAGGCATTAGATACTAGCCTTTACTAACTGTACAACTGCTTTCAGATGTCCCCCATTCCTCTGGGCTCCAGCTCAGCACCAGCCATCGAGATCACAACATTCCCAATGAGATCACTAGCTCACGCATTTTCTAATAACAGAATGTTAGTTCATTTGACGATGACTCAAGAATGTGAGGAACGAGCGATATGGAGAAAGAAGGCCACTTTGTCAGCAGCCTGGTGACCACACATGTTGCAGGTGAATGGGTTCTGATAACCGTGATATCCCATGTGCATTGTGTACATCACAACATCCTTGAATGCCATATCACAGAAATTGCAGTTGTATGCACTTTGCCATTCCTCTGAGCCTTCCTCATGTGATTCAAATTGGTCAAGAGGCATAAGAGGAGGCATACGATTTTCTGGTGTCATTTGCCTCTCTTCATCATCACGACGACCATCATCATCATGACCACTGCTTTCTCCCTCAGCACTTTCACTAAGCCTCATGGCTATACGTTCCAGCTTGAAAGCGCGAccttttcgacgatttttcgacGGTGGTGTTGAGGTTTCAGAGCGGGTTGGTGACAGAGACTGTGGGGATGAATGATGTGGAGAGAAAGCTACTCGAGTCTCGGCTTTTGTTCGAGGGGGAGGTGGCTCCTTACTAGCCTCTGCAATTTGCTGTGGTGGggtttgctccttgcttaaatctaaaactccttcattttctgggGAACGAGTTTGGTGAATGGAAGGCTGAGGAGAAATTTGTGAAGGTTCTCCTTCACCTTTTGGGAAAGGAGGGTGAAATGCTGATTGTGTGAGATTGTTGAGTTGCTGTAAGCCAAAAGCAGGATGAATTGTGTTACCCATCATCTGTTGGTAGGAAAGAAAAGGATTCATAGCTCTtgctaaatattctttcaagttGTGTGCTGCAGCTAGGGGTGAATATGGAACATCACTGCTGACATTGTGTGGGAGTTGATGGGGAAAAATAGGTGTCTGTGAAGGAGGCCGTGGGTGAGCATCTGGAGTTCCTGAACTCTTGATATTTGGAGGGGACTTCCGGTGGATATCCTCATTTTCAACTCCATCTCTTGGTTCAGAGGACGCATGAAGCATCATGTGTTGAGAAAGTACTTCCCTGTGGTCAGTAGAAAACTCACAAAATGAACACTTCAGCAGTCCATTTGCTGGCAAAGGAAGTTTGCTGCGTGCTAGACGCTCTCTTTCAATTAACAGTTCCCTTAGCTGCTCTCGTCCTTCAAAATTTCTAGTCTCTTCTGGAGACTTTTCAAGAGCTCGTGAGAGTATGGGAGAAGAACTCTGTATATTACCAACCATACTTGTGTATGGGTAATGGAATGGAGAGTGAGGTGTGCCATTCGGTGTGGTAGGTGTGTTAGAAACAGCTGGTatgttttgttgagagagagactttggaacATCTTGGGGTGAGGTAGCAGCTACAGGTAATGAGCCTGTCATGTGCATCTGTGCTTTCAAGAGTTCTGCTTGAATTTGGTAGTGTGGTGGTAAAATAGGCATTCCATGTTCATCCTTTTTAAGTTTGGGTCCTCTTCTTGTACCGTAAACATCAATGATAGGAATAGGATTTGGAGAACCATCTGGATTTAAAACCATAGCAGGATTGTGACCGTATTTCCGCAGGTGAAGTTTAAGAGAATGACAGTATTTTGTAGCATAGTTGCAGTCAGAACAACGGTATTGGTAAATATTACTGTGGGATTTCATATGTGAATTCAGCATTGATTTATTAACACAAGAATAGTTACACTTATTACACTTGAATGGTTTAGAGCCATAATGGTTTCTCAAGTGATATTCCAAATGATGTTTATACTCTGTTACAAAAGGACACTTTGGGCAGGTTAAAagcttttcactttttatatgTGAACGTGCATGTTCCCAGAAGTCACCTTTAGTTATGGCCACATAATCACATTGTTTACATTTGAAAGTTTTAACTTTTCCTTGTGCATTAACTCTTGGTACTCGAATAGCCTCTAGGTCTTCAGTAGAGTCAGGACTTAGGCCATGTTCATCTTGCATGTGCTCTCTCAGCTTGGGCTCTGTATGAGCAACAAATTCACATTTTGCACATTTGTGGTCATAATGAGTGTTCAGATGAGCATTAAAGTGGAATCTTGATGTACCTGAATATGAACATACATGACACTGATAAACCTGAGGCTtgtcattaccatcatcatcctTCCCAGACATTACATTTGATAATTCTAGGGCATGTTGTAGCTGAGATAGAGGGTCCATTTCGTTGTCTGGAGGTACAGATGATGAGTCAGTGGGATCACAGATATCAGGTTCAACACTAGATGGCATATGATCATCACTGCCATGATAGCTCCCTTCATAAGGAGACATTTGCTCAATGTTGTCATTGTGCTTAGAAGAGTCATATTTGTGGAAGGAGTCTTGCTGCTCTGTTTCTGAGTTTGGTTGAATTCGTGCAGAGTCTGTTGGTAAATCAGGTGATTCTCCTGCCTTGTCAATCGGTGATCTAGTGGGTTCACCTGGGTTCTCAGAATGAGCATAGCGAAGTACTGATTCTGTGTCATACTGCGAATGGCTTTCTTGTCCACATTCATTGTTGCCTGGAGAAAGTGATTGCCTCTCCTCTGGATGGATGGGTTCTTCTTTTATTGAAACATTTGAAGATGGATTTGGGTAGTTGTTCTCTGGATCTTTAGATATTACATTTTCGTTGGTTGTTGGGGATTTGCAGATTTCTGCTTGACTATTTGGCATGTTTTCTGGAAGAGGAGAAGTTTTTTTAAGAACTTCTTGAGAGGTGTAAGGTTCATGAGGTTGAGCATAAGGTTGTCTAAATTCCTCTCTGTGGGCAAAAACCTGACTTGCCTCATGCATCCTCACTCGATGTTCATACATTCTACGAAACTCTTGCATCTGCAAGGGACTGAAGTGCTGCTCATTGTGAACCCTAGTGGTATCCATCGTCATCTGCTGGTTCTGAGAATGGTTGCGATCTAGTTCCATGGCAGCACGCATTGTAGCTTCGTATCCAGCAAGTGGTGGAATAACAGAAACTCTTCCTTCATAACtgattcctgaggtagagtgatgTTCTGTTGGCATTGGTGAATTATTTATCGGTGGATCAGATACCATGGACTTCGTAGCGTGGGACTGTGAAGGAACTGTTTCACAGTCTGTTGACATAATGACACTCGAGTCTTCAGTGGAAGAGAAGTGGTCTACGACCCCTGATGGCTGGAGCACTCGAGGTGATCTCCCTGCAGACAGCTCCTCGCGATTTTCCTGCAAGAGAAAAATCTAATTAGAACAGTTAGCAGGTAAttgtgtataaagaaaaaaaatagaagtcaGGTGTATTATAGCCAGAATTGAATACGAATGTTAATGCACTGAGATATACTCTAGttgaaattttataaagaatattgcTTTAGTGAAAAAAAGAGTTCACAAGATTATGTACCGTTGAATGAAACTTTTTAATGATGCTGCATGAACAAGAGAATACACTAACTTTTTatatcagattaattataaacaCTTTAGCCAGGCAAAATGTCATTATAGACATTTTCTCAGCTTAATTTTGGCCATTGTGATATGTACATCAAAATGGTTTCGGTCAGTGCAATATATTATGTACATCAAACGTCATTACTTGCAGATAAAAGAACTATTGGGCTTTCTCCAACGTAATTGAATGCT
Coding sequences within:
- the hb gene encoding protein hunchback, whose translation is MSTDCETVPSQSHATKSMVSDPPINNSPMPTEHHSTSGISYEGRVSVIPPLAGYEATMRAAMELDRNHSQNQQMTMDTTRVHNEQHFSPLQMQEFRRMYEHRVRMHEASQVFAHREEFRQPYAQPHEPYTSQEVLKKTSPLPENMPNSQAEICKSPTTNENVISKDPENNYPNPSSNVSIKEEPIHPEERQSLSPGNNECGQESHSQYDTESVLRYAHSENPGEPTRSPIDKAGESPDLPTDSARIQPNSETEQQDSFHKYDSSKHNDNIEQMSPYEGSYHGSDDHMPSSVEPDICDPTDSSSVPPDNEMDPLSQLQHALELSNVMSGKDDDGNDKPQVYQCHVCSYSGTSRFHFNAHLNTHYDHKCAKCEFVAHTEPKLREHMQDEHGLSPDSTEDLEAIRVPRVNAQGKVKTFKCKQCDYVAITKGDFWEHARSHIKSEKLLTCPKCPFVTEYKHHLEYHLRNHYGSKPFKCNKCNYSCVNKSMLNSHMKSHSNIYQYRCSDCNYATKYCHSLKLHLRKYGHNPAMVLNPDGSPNPIPIIDVYGTRRGPKLKKDEHGMPILPPHYQIQAELLKAQMHMTGSLPVAATSPQDVPKSLSQQNIPAVSNTPTTPNGTPHSPFHYPYTSMVGNIQSSSPILSRALEKSPEETRNFEGREQLRELLIERERLARSKLPLPANGLLKCSFCEFSTDHREVLSQHMMLHASSEPRDGVENEDIHRKSPPNIKSSGTPDAHPRPPSQTPIFPHQLPHNVSSDVPYSPLAAAHNLKEYLARAMNPFLSYQQMMGNTIHPAFGLQQLNNLTQSAFHPPFPKGEGEPSQISPQPSIHQTRSPENEGVLDLSKEQTPPQQIAEASKEPPPPRTKAETRVAFSPHHSSPQSLSPTRSETSTPPSKNRRKGRAFKLERIAMRLSESAEGESSGHDDDGRRDDEERQMTPENRMPPLMPLDQFESHEEGSEEWQSAYNCNFCDMAFKDVVMYTMHMGYHGYQNPFTCNMCGHQAADKVAFFLHIARSSHS